Part of the Zea mays cultivar B73 chromosome 4, Zm-B73-REFERENCE-NAM-5.0, whole genome shotgun sequence genome is shown below.
CTTGTGTACGTTTGGCTTATCGACATTGATACTGGTGAAGGGTGTTGTGTAATCTATTTATCCTGTTTGTGATTCTAGTGTTGACCCAGTGAAGAAATGTCGCAACTCGCAAGTATAATAGGGCACTAGACAAGTATGCACTAAAAGTAGTAGTTCAGTTTACATTCTAGAATGACAGTTCATTTGTCTAGGAATCCAAGTCAAACTTTAAGCTGAGTCGTCGCTCTGAACTGTATAGCTAGCAGATGCGAAGTGTTCTTTCACCAGAGCAAGAGCTTTCCCTCTATGAGATATTTGGTTCTTCACTGACTTGGGCATCTCAGCATATCTGCATTACATGAAATGCAATCAGTGTGAAGAAAGGATGCGGGAGAAGTAGGAACTGTTAGGAAAATTGCGTTCGATACTCACGTTTGTTCAAAACCATCTGGCTGGAACACAGGATCCCACCCAAAATCGTTAGGGCCTCTAGCAGGCACGATCTTTCCCTGCACAATGAGAACTAGTCTCAAAACATGATATTCCAAAAATAAATATGTTGCAGCATTCATCAAAGTGGTATGGTACAATCAAAATACTTCCTCCTACTGTAACCAAGGCAATCATGCGCACAAAATTTGGAACAAGGCTAAACAAGGCTAAACAATCATTGTTTCTCTCTTTATGCTCCAATAGATAAAATTGTACACATGTTACCGAATTGTTCCACTGGTTTGCTACTAAAACGAAATTAAGTTAGTAAAAGATACTCCCAAGATACAGTTTGCTAACAGCAACACTGTAGCAGGGATTTTAGTAAATCAGTTCATCCACAGCTGCATCGGACTTCAGAACTCCACAAACAGAAAATGGCATCTTACCGCAGTTTTGCCAACAAATGTGATTGGTTCCTCTCCATGTCCAAGAGCAAGAGAGAAGATGCACATAGCGAACACTGATTTATCTTCATAAGAGTTTAACAGATTATTTAAACCTATAAACAAAAGGTGCACGAGGTTATTTAGTCAAAACATAAAATAACTAGGAGCACAAGAGTCGAGAATTAGTTGGCTCTATAACCTTCATGCCCAATCTTCTCAAGAAACCACTTTCTGTTCATTCATGTATGCAAGATATCCAAATAAACAACAGATACATTAGTAATGGCATTGAAGACTTCAACATTAAGAATTAAGATGCAGTCTGTTATGTTGGTCAAGGATGTTTATTAAGTGTGACTTGGGGATAAAATTGTACAGTTAGAATGCTTGAGCAATATAAGGACTTACATGTAGGGTCCTGCAGCAGAAAGATGTGCATGTCAAATTCTGC
Proteins encoded:
- the LOC103655317 gene encoding inosine triphosphate pyrophosphatase, with amino-acid sequence MMAVPELQGEPEYISKEKARIAASQVNGHVLVEDTCLCFNALKGLPGPYIKWFLEKIGHEGLNNLLNSYEDKSVFAMCIFSLALGHGEEPITFVGKTAGKIVPARGPNDFGWDPVFQPDGFEQTYAEMPKSVKNQISHRGKALALVKEHFASASYTVQSDDSA